One genomic window of Cellulophaga sp. Hel_I_12 includes the following:
- a CDS encoding universal stress protein, with amino-acid sequence MLKIILPTDFSDNSWNAIFTTLKLYAKISCKFYLLHVYEPKQLNFIGKSSQQRLGIIYDSLSKYTEQELEKMLIYLNKNHINSNHSIETISKADTLNEALDSIIIGKDIDLIAMGTQGATGAKEIFIGSTTVKVLKHIKKRPVLVIPSGYHFQQLKTLVFSTNFDRAPSKSELLPLSQLAAIWKANIQILHITSEFRLSAKQKINKERIEERLVSIPYSHHHMAFEISLSKTIAKYIVENEVNLMVMMRNQHSFWEKFIREPVVKKTAFHSAIPVLMLPEG; translated from the coding sequence ATGTTAAAAATTATTTTACCCACCGATTTCTCTGATAATTCTTGGAACGCGATATTCACAACCCTAAAACTGTATGCAAAGATTTCATGTAAATTTTATCTACTACATGTGTATGAACCTAAACAGTTGAATTTTATTGGAAAAAGTAGTCAGCAACGCTTAGGAATTATTTATGATTCCCTTTCAAAATATACCGAACAAGAATTAGAGAAAATGTTAATCTATTTAAACAAAAATCATATCAATTCGAATCACAGCATTGAAACAATTTCAAAAGCAGATACGCTCAACGAAGCATTAGATTCGATAATTATAGGTAAAGATATTGATCTTATTGCCATGGGTACTCAAGGAGCAACAGGTGCAAAAGAAATTTTTATAGGAAGTACTACCGTAAAAGTATTAAAGCATATTAAGAAGCGACCAGTGTTGGTGATACCCTCTGGGTATCATTTTCAACAATTAAAAACTTTAGTTTTTTCAACTAATTTTGATAGAGCTCCAAGTAAATCAGAACTGCTTCCTCTAAGCCAGCTAGCAGCTATTTGGAAGGCCAACATACAAATACTCCATATAACTAGTGAATTTAGATTAAGTGCCAAGCAAAAAATAAACAAAGAACGCATAGAAGAACGGCTTGTTTCGATTCCCTATTCACATCATCATATGGCGTTTGAGATAAGTTTAAGTAAAACTATTGCAAAATATATTGTTGAAAACGAAGTAAATTTGATGGTTATGATGCGTAATCAACACAGTTTTTGGGAGAAATTTATTAGAGAACCTGTGGTAAAAAAAACTGCTTTCCATTCAGCCATCCCTGTTTTAATGCTTCCTGAAGGCTAA
- a CDS encoding WG repeat-containing protein, with the protein MKHFNFIWIIVLILPITLTAQSIKGIDEIGPFSEGLAAIRKGNQWGFINEEGILVIDFRNDIYWNKDADIAKADISGIKYPIFKNGRCLITKNVEDGVPVFGYINTSGDVVIEPKFLNVYPFKDGYATGVLFTKTLKGENEFKLKVYEFKFFDVLFNTEGEIIEYFEKRDAIQMTKKRYKMPWIGSKILANGLMGIYTKDDKAWEIKNMGIKE; encoded by the coding sequence ATGAAACATTTTAATTTTATATGGATAATAGTATTGATACTACCAATTACACTAACGGCTCAAAGTATCAAAGGGATTGACGAAATAGGACCATTTAGTGAAGGTTTGGCTGCCATACGAAAAGGAAATCAATGGGGCTTTATCAATGAAGAGGGTATTTTAGTCATCGATTTTAGAAATGATATCTATTGGAATAAAGATGCGGACATAGCTAAAGCCGATATTTCAGGAATAAAATACCCTATTTTTAAAAATGGAAGATGCTTAATTACTAAAAATGTAGAAGATGGTGTTCCTGTATTTGGTTATATTAATACCAGCGGTGATGTAGTTATTGAGCCCAAATTTTTAAATGTATATCCTTTTAAAGATGGCTATGCCACTGGTGTATTATTTACTAAAACACTTAAAGGAGAAAATGAATTTAAATTAAAAGTATACGAATTTAAGTTTTTTGATGTGCTCTTTAACACTGAAGGAGAAATTATAGAATATTTTGAAAAAAGGGATGCTATTCAAATGACTAAAAAACGATATAAAATGCCTTGGATTGGCTCAAAAATCTTAGCGAACGGCCTAATGGGTATATATACAAAAGATGATAAGGCATGGGAAATAAAAAATATGGGTATAAAAGAATAA
- a CDS encoding universal stress protein — MRTVLIPTDFSTNALHAIQYAIQLYKCEETNFYFLHAFADEVYGPFKKPNGDSFKEQKETVQKNSEYVLKELVEKITLKEHNPKHTYKAIAVFESLVDAVNDFADEQNIDLVVMGTKGATADKKITFGSHTVQVFKYVKCPVLAIPENYEYRQPKKILFPTDYMIPYKRRELKLLNTLAALFKSQLYCLHISDFEDLSYRQIDNKRFLQESLSKAYLSFERSPVKNKAEAILEFIGTNEIDLLVMVNSRHSFLEDMLYRSTVDEIGLHLKLPFLVLQNLSR; from the coding sequence ATGAGAACCGTTTTAATCCCTACCGACTTTTCTACCAATGCACTGCATGCTATTCAGTATGCAATACAATTATACAAATGTGAAGAGACAAACTTTTATTTTCTTCATGCCTTCGCTGATGAAGTTTATGGCCCCTTTAAAAAACCGAATGGCGATTCATTTAAAGAACAAAAAGAAACTGTACAAAAGAATTCGGAATACGTATTAAAAGAGCTCGTTGAAAAAATTACCCTAAAAGAACATAACCCAAAACACACCTACAAAGCAATAGCCGTTTTTGAATCTTTAGTCGATGCTGTAAATGATTTTGCAGACGAACAAAATATAGACTTAGTAGTTATGGGTACCAAAGGAGCAACTGCTGATAAAAAAATCACTTTCGGTAGCCATACAGTACAGGTATTTAAATATGTGAAATGCCCTGTACTAGCCATCCCAGAGAATTATGAATATCGACAACCAAAAAAAATACTATTCCCTACAGATTATATGATACCCTATAAACGTAGAGAATTAAAATTATTAAACACCCTTGCTGCCTTATTCAAATCACAACTATATTGTCTTCATATTTCTGATTTTGAGGATTTAAGTTATCGACAGATAGACAATAAAAGATTTTTACAAGAATCATTATCTAAAGCTTATTTATCTTTTGAGAGATCCCCTGTAAAAAATAAAGCTGAAGCTATCTTAGAATTTATAGGCACAAATGAAATAGATTTATTGGTTATGGTTAATTCTAGACACTCATTTTTAGAAGATATGTTATACCGATCTACCGTTGATGAAATTGGCCTGCATTTAAAGCTACCCTTTTTAGTATTACAAAATTTATCTCGATAA
- a CDS encoding universal stress protein yields MRKILLTTDFSENAWNAIVYAIELFKNEKCFFHILHTYTPAFYRLDYMLGGPSFSAIPDVGIDVALEGLETTLLEIKTKYNNPKHQFKTFAAFNTLTDEILSITQNEKIDLIVMGTQGATGVKEIFLGTHTVHVLRKATKPVLVIPNNYKFKEIKSILFPSDYRTRLQKEELKILLDIARVQKASLRILNVKDTYDLTEDQKVNKKIIANHFKGIEHSFEELRGKLMPNAIHEYIAEHQTDFLAIMNHKLSFLERLIVRTSIDSIGYYSTVPFLVLPFSSILKTN; encoded by the coding sequence ATGCGAAAAATACTTTTAACTACAGATTTCTCAGAGAATGCTTGGAATGCCATTGTTTATGCGATTGAATTATTTAAAAATGAAAAATGTTTTTTTCATATCCTTCACACCTACACACCTGCTTTTTACCGACTTGATTATATGTTAGGAGGCCCTAGTTTTAGTGCTATTCCAGATGTAGGGATAGATGTAGCGCTTGAAGGTCTTGAAACTACCCTTCTTGAAATAAAAACCAAATACAATAATCCAAAACACCAATTTAAAACCTTTGCGGCATTCAATACCTTGACTGATGAAATTTTAAGTATCACCCAAAACGAAAAAATAGATTTAATTGTTATGGGAACACAGGGCGCAACAGGAGTCAAAGAAATATTTTTAGGCACGCATACCGTTCACGTGTTACGAAAAGCTACAAAACCAGTATTGGTAATTCCAAACAACTACAAATTCAAAGAAATAAAGTCGATTTTATTTCCCTCCGATTATCGAACAAGGCTCCAAAAAGAAGAATTAAAAATATTGCTTGATATTGCCAGAGTACAAAAGGCATCCTTGCGTATTTTAAACGTAAAGGATACCTACGACCTAACGGAAGATCAAAAAGTAAATAAAAAAATAATAGCGAACCATTTTAAAGGTATTGAACATTCTTTCGAAGAATTAAGAGGCAAATTAATGCCTAACGCCATCCATGAATATATAGCAGAGCACCAAACCGATTTTTTAGCAATCATGAACCATAAACTTTCATTTTTAGAGCGTTTGATTGTAAGAACCAGCATAGATTCTATAGGTTATTATTCTACTGTTCCTTTTTTAGTGCTTCCTTTTTCTTCGATACTAAAAACAAATTAA
- a CDS encoding SDR family NAD(P)-dependent oxidoreductase translates to MERLKDKTAIITGGAGGIGFATAKLFLQEGAKVVLVDVDKENLEKASHELNHKNLSFCVADVSKIKDTEKYIAKTLDVYGKIDILFANAGIEGTTKPIAEYPDAIFDKVIAVNLKGVWLGCKHVIPKMEQGSSVMITSSVAGLKGFTNLGAYVATKHAVVGLMRVAALEYAPKKIRVNTIHPGPVNNEMMRRIEKDMSPENPEQVLKSFEATVPFGRYVASREIAEMALFLASNESKFITGQTHVVDGGMLI, encoded by the coding sequence ATGGAACGATTAAAAGATAAAACAGCTATAATAACTGGTGGAGCAGGAGGGATAGGCTTTGCTACAGCAAAACTTTTTTTACAAGAAGGCGCCAAAGTAGTTCTCGTTGATGTTGATAAAGAAAATCTTGAAAAGGCGAGTCATGAATTAAATCACAAAAATCTTTCTTTTTGTGTTGCGGACGTATCCAAAATTAAAGATACCGAAAAGTACATAGCAAAAACTTTAGATGTGTATGGCAAAATTGATATTTTATTTGCTAATGCGGGCATAGAAGGTACTACAAAGCCTATCGCTGAATATCCTGATGCTATATTTGATAAGGTTATTGCCGTAAACCTTAAAGGAGTCTGGCTGGGTTGTAAGCATGTAATTCCGAAAATGGAGCAGGGTAGTAGTGTTATGATTACCTCTTCTGTAGCAGGATTAAAAGGTTTTACAAATTTGGGTGCTTATGTGGCTACAAAGCATGCAGTAGTAGGTCTTATGCGTGTAGCAGCTTTGGAATATGCTCCCAAAAAAATACGAGTAAACACCATACATCCAGGACCAGTTAATAATGAGATGATGCGCCGAATAGAAAAAGATATGTCTCCAGAAAATCCAGAACAAGTACTTAAAAGTTTTGAGGCAACGGTTCCGTTTGGACGTTATGTAGCATCAAGAGAAATTGCTGAAATGGCATTATTTCTGGCTTCAAACGAAAGTAAGTTTATTACAGGTCAAACTCATGTGGTAGATGGTGGAATGCTCATTTAA
- a CDS encoding DUF302 domain-containing protein: MDYYFKTLLENISFDEAIEKTKDALQKEGFGVLTEIDMKATFKKKLSVDLQNYKIIGACNPSFAYQAILKEDKIGTMLPCNVIVQEKEKGVIEVAAVNPVASMQAIKNQALQEISEEVQNKLEKVIQSL; the protein is encoded by the coding sequence ATGGACTATTATTTTAAAACCCTATTAGAGAATATCAGCTTTGATGAAGCTATCGAAAAAACTAAAGATGCCCTACAAAAGGAAGGTTTTGGAGTACTTACAGAAATTGATATGAAAGCTACCTTCAAAAAAAAGCTAAGTGTTGATCTTCAAAACTATAAAATTATAGGAGCTTGTAATCCTAGCTTTGCGTATCAAGCCATCTTGAAAGAAGATAAAATTGGCACCATGCTTCCATGTAATGTGATAGTTCAAGAAAAAGAAAAGGGTGTGATTGAAGTGGCAGCAGTAAACCCAGTTGCCTCCATGCAGGCCATAAAGAATCAGGCTTTACAAGAGATTTCAGAAGAAGTACAAAATAAATTAGAAAAAGTTATTCAGAGTCTTTAA
- a CDS encoding DUF2267 domain-containing protein: MALNFNQYATEGNTFLKEYTKELDLGKDTDKAGRIFTAIMHALRDIIPIEESLQLLAQLPMFLKGVYVNGWSIKKTRPKVKQVAEFLDLVREHDGPSAVNDFEYGDEVAQQYVDTTFLYLRKYISLGELEDIRDSLPKNLKNLIHFNVMF; the protein is encoded by the coding sequence ATGGCACTCAATTTTAATCAATATGCAACAGAGGGAAATACGTTTTTAAAGGAGTACACCAAAGAATTAGATTTGGGCAAGGATACCGATAAGGCAGGAAGAATATTTACAGCAATAATGCATGCTTTACGCGATATTATTCCAATAGAAGAATCTTTACAATTGCTTGCACAATTACCTATGTTTTTGAAAGGTGTTTATGTAAATGGATGGAGCATTAAAAAAACAAGACCTAAGGTAAAACAAGTTGCAGAATTTCTAGATTTGGTAAGAGAACATGATGGTCCTTCAGCAGTTAATGACTTTGAATATGGTGACGAGGTGGCGCAACAATATGTGGATACCACATTTCTATACTTAAGAAAATACATTTCTCTTGGCGAATTGGAGGATATTAGAGATTCCCTTCCAAAAAACCTGAAGAACTTAATTCATTTTAATGTTATGTTTTAA
- a CDS encoding response regulator yields the protein MKKILLIEDDRALRENTKELLELSDYAIITAPNGKVGIKLAKEELPDIIICDIMMPEVDGYGVIENLSADKKTKHIPFIFLSAKTEHKEIRKGMDMGADDYLTKPFEEEDLISAIESRLAKAVLLKRMEQERYEKPEPSKDTKLSLQELKNFFDDNGEIIHFRQGKVIYKEGSNSNMIYLILEGLVKCHTIDEDGKELITSLHEANNFLGFTSFLNNIPYNESATCIEVTKLVGVSKEKLKQILENNHTISLELIELFSNDITEIKAQLLQMAYSSVRKKTAQTLLQFAEIMNKKTEDTIKISRTDLASVAGIATETLIRTLSVFKKEGLITIEGRNIKIKELKALEYVC from the coding sequence ATGAAAAAAATTTTACTAATTGAGGATGACAGAGCACTACGCGAGAATACTAAAGAATTACTAGAACTCTCGGACTATGCCATAATAACTGCTCCAAATGGAAAAGTCGGGATTAAGCTTGCAAAAGAAGAGCTTCCTGATATCATTATTTGTGATATTATGATGCCCGAAGTTGATGGCTATGGCGTAATAGAAAATTTATCTGCTGATAAAAAAACCAAACATATTCCGTTTATATTCTTATCTGCAAAAACAGAGCATAAAGAAATAAGAAAAGGAATGGATATGGGAGCAGATGATTACCTGACCAAACCTTTTGAAGAAGAAGATTTAATAAGTGCTATTGAAAGTCGTTTAGCCAAAGCTGTACTTTTAAAACGCATGGAACAGGAAAGATACGAAAAACCAGAACCATCAAAAGATACTAAACTAAGTTTACAGGAGCTTAAGAATTTTTTTGATGATAATGGAGAAATTATTCATTTTCGCCAAGGAAAAGTAATTTATAAAGAAGGCTCAAACTCTAACATGATTTACTTAATTTTAGAAGGTCTTGTAAAATGCCATACGATTGATGAAGATGGTAAAGAACTGATTACCTCTTTACACGAAGCCAATAACTTTTTAGGATTCACTTCTTTTTTAAATAATATACCCTATAACGAATCTGCAACATGTATTGAGGTTACAAAACTAGTTGGAGTTTCAAAAGAAAAGTTAAAACAAATTTTAGAAAACAATCATACAATTTCTTTAGAATTGATAGAGTTATTTTCAAATGACATAACAGAAATAAAAGCACAACTCTTACAGATGGCCTATAGTTCAGTGCGCAAAAAAACAGCGCAAACCTTACTGCAATTTGCGGAGATTATGAATAAAAAAACCGAAGACACCATAAAAATATCACGAACAGATCTTGCAAGTGTGGCAGGTATTGCCACAGAAACTCTAATCCGTACACTTTCGGTGTTCAAAAAGGAAGGGTTAATCACTATAGAAGGAAGGAATATTAAAATAAAAGAGCTCAAAGCACTTGAATATGTATGTTAG
- a CDS encoding universal stress protein, with protein sequence MTNILVPLDFSEHASNALQVAAVIAQQQNATITVIHMLGLSEAVLAKNEIQEQEEANYYLKQAKKRFKPFLDKPYLKGISINKIVQNYKNFNELNTIAYEEHSDLIVMGSHGTSGFNELFFGSNTEKVVRSANIPVLIIKNPNPNFKVEKILFACSFQDDAIAALKKIKAFAEIFSAKLKLIYINTPDNFLSMLEVQEKISKFLFKAMEADQMVDIYNDYSVEQGLFNYSRKEKIDIMAIATHGRKGISNFLIGSIGEDLANHADHPILTVTL encoded by the coding sequence ATGACTAATATACTAGTACCCTTAGATTTCTCTGAGCATGCATCAAATGCTTTACAAGTTGCAGCAGTTATTGCCCAACAACAAAATGCCACAATAACAGTGATTCATATGTTAGGTCTTTCAGAAGCTGTACTTGCGAAAAATGAAATTCAGGAACAAGAAGAAGCAAACTATTATTTAAAACAGGCCAAAAAAAGATTTAAACCTTTTTTAGATAAGCCCTACTTGAAAGGTATTAGCATAAATAAAATAGTACAGAATTACAAAAATTTTAATGAGCTAAATACGATAGCTTACGAAGAGCATTCAGATTTAATCGTCATGGGTTCACATGGCACAAGTGGTTTTAATGAATTGTTTTTTGGTTCCAATACGGAAAAAGTAGTACGTAGCGCCAATATTCCAGTGCTCATTATAAAAAACCCAAATCCGAATTTTAAGGTTGAAAAAATTCTTTTTGCTTGTAGTTTTCAAGATGATGCTATTGCTGCTTTAAAAAAAATCAAAGCCTTTGCCGAAATTTTCTCAGCGAAATTAAAATTGATCTATATCAATACCCCAGATAATTTTCTAAGCATGTTAGAAGTTCAAGAGAAAATATCCAAGTTTTTATTTAAAGCAATGGAAGCTGATCAAATGGTAGACATATACAATGATTATAGCGTAGAACAAGGACTTTTTAATTATAGTAGAAAAGAAAAAATTGATATTATGGCCATCGCAACGCATGGCAGAAAAGGAATATCAAATTTTTTAATAGGTAGTATTGGAGAGGATTTGGCAAACCATGCAGATCACCCTATACTTACTGTTACGTTGTAA
- a CDS encoding universal stress protein has translation MKNILIPTDFSNNAWRALQYAVTFFDNIPCHFYILHVGTLYESGVQHNSFLTFQENNKLLIKEKIADLEAQIKALKINNNHTFSITETYGNLIHSIRKTIDKKNIDLIVMGTKGASGLKKVIGSNTGDVITKVATNVLVIPEKTNFISVKNIALLTDYTIFYSHAILEEIAEVLHTNQAKLKVLNFAAIKKSTTPFQEQNRVYLKDYLNELFTASHSFETMPNKKVATVVEEFTATRKIEMLMMTAKNLNFLEQLLFDSAAEQLSFHTKLPLFVLHE, from the coding sequence ATGAAGAATATACTTATCCCTACAGATTTTTCGAATAATGCCTGGCGTGCTCTTCAATATGCAGTAACATTTTTCGATAATATTCCTTGCCATTTTTACATTTTGCATGTTGGTACATTATACGAGTCAGGTGTGCAACATAATTCATTTTTAACATTTCAAGAAAATAACAAACTTCTAATTAAAGAAAAAATCGCTGATTTAGAGGCTCAAATAAAAGCACTAAAAATAAATAACAACCATACATTTAGCATCACAGAAACGTATGGCAATCTTATTCATAGTATTAGAAAAACAATTGACAAGAAAAATATTGATTTAATTGTAATGGGCACTAAAGGTGCCTCAGGACTAAAAAAAGTAATTGGAAGTAACACTGGCGATGTGATCACTAAAGTAGCCACTAATGTTTTGGTAATTCCAGAAAAAACAAACTTCATCAGTGTAAAAAACATTGCTTTACTTACAGATTACACCATTTTTTATTCCCACGCTATTCTAGAAGAAATAGCAGAAGTGCTACATACCAACCAAGCTAAATTAAAAGTTCTGAATTTCGCTGCCATTAAAAAAAGTACAACACCATTTCAAGAACAAAATAGAGTCTACTTAAAAGATTACCTAAATGAACTTTTTACAGCATCGCATAGTTTTGAAACTATGCCAAACAAAAAAGTAGCCACTGTGGTGGAAGAGTTTACGGCTACTAGAAAAATAGAAATGCTGATGATGACCGCCAAGAATCTCAATTTTTTAGAACAACTTTTATTTGACTCCGCAGCAGAACAGTTGAGTTTTCATACCAAATTACCACTCTTTGTACTTCACGAGTAA
- a CDS encoding PAS domain-containing sensor histidine kinase, with the protein MQVFQKNSNIFNILSEGVSEGIIVVNTDQIIVATNSSAEQMFGYLKDELLGKPLAILIPQKYHKNHGHHVTSFIDKSEKRQMGHGKDLYGIKKDGKEFPVEAGLNPFELYGATYVMALVIDITKRKRKQKELSHWATIFEESLNEIYVFNQKSLLFVNVNKEAQRNLGYSLEELKLMTPIDIKPLMNLKQFNKIIHPLITGEVKITFETVHQRKNGSTYPVEVHLQKSSNGDSKVYVAIILDITERKNYTEKLEKTVKERTKQLSEALDKEKELNELKTRFLSLVSHEFKTPLSSILTSVTLLSKYTATEQQEKREKHVNTIKNKVRHLDTILTDFLSIERLDSGKVNYNIQEFPLSKLINEVIYSANMLLKTGQKIAYPQEIDEIIILFDEKTLELVLSNLVHNAIKYSPENTTIKIVVKLQINNLVISVIDHGIGISSKDQMYVFDRYFRAENALLIQGTGIGLNICKQHLENLGASIHFMSTENSGSTFTINIPQ; encoded by the coding sequence ATGCAGGTTTTCCAAAAAAATAGTAATATTTTTAACATACTCTCCGAGGGAGTTTCTGAAGGTATTATCGTTGTAAATACAGACCAAATCATTGTAGCAACCAATTCTTCGGCAGAACAAATGTTTGGCTATCTAAAAGATGAACTTTTGGGTAAACCTTTGGCTATACTTATCCCTCAGAAATACCATAAAAACCATGGGCACCATGTAACTAGCTTTATTGACAAAAGCGAAAAGCGCCAAATGGGTCATGGCAAAGATTTATATGGCATAAAAAAAGATGGAAAGGAATTTCCTGTTGAAGCCGGCCTAAACCCATTTGAATTGTACGGGGCTACCTATGTCATGGCCCTAGTTATTGATATTACCAAGAGAAAACGCAAACAAAAAGAATTAAGCCATTGGGCAACCATATTTGAAGAATCTTTAAATGAAATTTATGTTTTCAATCAAAAGTCTTTATTATTTGTAAATGTGAACAAGGAGGCGCAACGTAATTTAGGCTATTCGTTAGAAGAGCTTAAGTTAATGACTCCTATTGACATAAAACCTTTGATGAACCTTAAACAATTCAATAAAATAATTCATCCATTAATTACGGGTGAAGTCAAGATAACCTTTGAAACAGTGCACCAACGCAAAAATGGATCTACCTATCCAGTGGAAGTACATCTGCAAAAATCAAGCAACGGCGATAGTAAAGTCTATGTAGCTATTATTCTTGATATTACCGAACGTAAAAATTATACAGAAAAATTAGAGAAAACTGTAAAAGAACGAACCAAGCAACTTTCAGAAGCACTTGATAAAGAAAAAGAGCTTAACGAATTAAAAACACGTTTTTTATCTTTAGTTTCTCATGAATTTAAAACGCCTTTAAGTAGTATCCTTACCTCCGTAACTTTACTCTCAAAATACACCGCAACGGAACAACAAGAGAAAAGAGAAAAGCACGTAAACACCATAAAAAATAAGGTTCGCCATCTAGATACTATCCTTACTGATTTTCTTTCTATCGAGCGACTAGATTCTGGAAAGGTAAATTATAACATACAAGAATTTCCACTAAGTAAACTTATAAACGAGGTTATCTACAGTGCAAATATGTTACTTAAAACGGGTCAAAAAATAGCTTATCCACAAGAAATTGATGAAATTATAATACTTTTTGATGAAAAAACATTAGAACTTGTACTTTCTAATTTAGTGCACAACGCTATTAAATATTCTCCTGAAAATACAACTATAAAAATTGTAGTTAAGCTACAAATTAACAACTTAGTTATAAGTGTAATAGACCACGGTATTGGTATTTCATCGAAAGATCAAATGTATGTTTTTGATCGTTATTTTAGAGCAGAAAATGCACTTTTAATTCAGGGTACAGGTATCGGTTTAAATATTTGCAAACAACATTTAGAAAATTTAGGAGCCTCTATTCATTTTATGAGTACAGAAAACAGTGGGTCTACCTTTACCATAAACATACCGCAATAA
- a CDS encoding 1-phosphofructokinase family hexose kinase — MKNIVTLTVNPAIDKSTTVTCIKPNSKLRCTTPIFEAGGGGINISRVIHELNEISTCLYLAGGPTGTHLHQLLEAENISQQMIPILGWTRENLAVTDTTTHQQFRFGMPGPDVSEEECTKVLKHLELILSEGDYLVASGSLSPKMSVDFFAKVATIAKSKKVKFILDSSGEPLVYGAKAGVFLLKPNLGELSRLCGVDAIHFSEIETLAQNFLRNNPCEVMVVSLGPQGAVMVTKNTVDYIAAPIVLQQSTIGAGDSMVAGMILGLAQGKSLVEMAKYGVACGTAATMTPGTQLCRKKDVDALYKWITENSKENTKININT, encoded by the coding sequence ATGAAAAATATAGTGACGCTCACCGTTAATCCAGCTATTGATAAAAGCACAACTGTTACTTGCATTAAACCTAATAGTAAATTAAGATGTACTACTCCTATTTTCGAGGCAGGTGGTGGCGGAATAAATATTTCTAGAGTGATTCATGAATTAAATGAAATCTCTACATGCCTTTATTTGGCTGGAGGGCCAACGGGTACACATCTTCACCAATTATTAGAGGCTGAAAATATTTCACAACAAATGATACCCATTCTTGGCTGGACAAGAGAAAATCTCGCTGTAACAGATACGACAACGCATCAACAATTTCGTTTTGGAATGCCTGGCCCTGATGTTTCTGAAGAAGAATGTACAAAAGTATTAAAACACCTAGAGCTTATTTTATCAGAAGGTGATTATCTGGTTGCTAGTGGAAGTCTTTCTCCTAAAATGTCTGTGGACTTTTTTGCAAAAGTGGCTACTATTGCTAAAAGTAAAAAAGTAAAATTTATTCTAGATTCTTCTGGAGAGCCTTTAGTTTATGGTGCCAAAGCAGGAGTGTTCTTGTTAAAGCCGAATTTGGGGGAGCTAAGCAGATTATGTGGCGTAGACGCTATACACTTTTCAGAAATAGAAACACTTGCCCAAAATTTTTTGAGAAATAACCCTTGTGAGGTTATGGTGGTATCCCTTGGACCTCAGGGCGCAGTTATGGTTACTAAAAATACGGTAGACTATATTGCAGCTCCTATTGTTTTACAACAAAGTACAATTGGCGCTGGAGATAGCATGGTTGCTGGAATGATTCTAGGCTTAGCGCAAGGAAAATCTTTAGTTGAAATGGCTAAATACGGTGTAGCCTGCGGTACAGCAGCAACGATGACTCCTGGGACTCAACTATGCAGAAAAAAAGATGTTGATGCTCTTTATAAATGGATCACTGAGAATTCTAAAGAAAATACTAAGATTAATATTAATACCTAA
- the hpf gene encoding ribosome hibernation-promoting factor, HPF/YfiA family, with the protein MTINIQYQDMPTSESLNEIVTRNLNKLAHKFQFLIRADVLFKVENDPTGNGKICEVQLSAPGPRIFAKSNENNFEKAAAATLSDLNKQLQKRKEKISKRKKTL; encoded by the coding sequence ATGACAATAAATATTCAGTACCAAGATATGCCAACTAGTGAATCGTTGAATGAAATAGTTACACGTAACCTTAATAAACTAGCCCATAAATTTCAATTTTTAATCCGCGCTGATGTACTTTTTAAGGTGGAAAATGACCCTACAGGTAATGGAAAAATATGCGAAGTGCAATTAAGTGCTCCTGGACCCAGAATTTTTGCCAAATCTAATGAAAACAATTTTGAAAAAGCTGCCGCTGCAACACTTTCAGATCTAAATAAGCAATTGCAAAAACGTAAAGAAAAAATTAGTAAACGCAAAAAAACACTATAA